One stretch of Paenibacillus sp. FSL R5-0341 DNA includes these proteins:
- the htpG gene encoding molecular chaperone HtpG: MAKKEFQAESKRLLDMMINSIYTQREIFLRELISNSSDAIDKIYYRALTDDALVFNKEDYFIKLTIDKENRTLTLTDTGIGMTQEELENNLGVIAKSGSLAFKKENEAKDGHNIIGQFGVGFYSAFMVADKLTVTSKTLGSDEAWKWESEGADGYTITPAEKDSVGTEIVLTIKENTEEDSYDEFLEEYRLRSIIKKYSDFIRYPIKMDVTGQRPKEGTENEFEEYQEEQTVNSMVPIWRKNKSELTEEDYTNFYMEKRYGFDKPLKHLHISADGAVVYNAILFIPENTPFDYYTKEYEKGLELYSNGVLIMDKCGDLLPDYFGFVKGMVDSEDLSLNISREMLQHDRQLSLIAKNIKNKIKSQLQSLLKDERENYEKFYQAFGRQLKYGVYSDYGVNKDTLQDLLLFTSSKESKLVSLDEYVSRMPEDQKYIYYASGESISRIEKLPQIEGVLEKGYEVLYFTDDIDEFAIKMITNYKEKEFKSISSGDLGIEDNADKEETDAQDNDNKELFEAMQAQLAGKVKAVKASKRLRSHPVCLSTEGELTIEMEKILKAMPNSENVQADKVLEINVNHDVFKSLKDAFAQDQEKLNLYTSLLYHQALLIEGLPIQDPVEFTNDICKVMV; encoded by the coding sequence ATGGCTAAAAAAGAATTCCAGGCAGAATCCAAACGTTTGCTGGATATGATGATCAACTCCATTTACACCCAAAGAGAAATCTTTTTGAGAGAATTGATCTCCAACTCCAGTGACGCCATTGATAAAATTTATTACAGAGCACTGACGGACGATGCGCTCGTTTTCAACAAAGAGGACTACTTCATCAAGCTCACGATCGACAAAGAAAACCGCACGCTCACACTGACGGATACCGGAATCGGGATGACGCAGGAAGAGCTGGAGAACAACCTGGGGGTTATCGCGAAGAGTGGTTCCCTGGCGTTCAAGAAAGAAAATGAAGCAAAAGACGGCCACAACATCATCGGACAATTCGGGGTTGGTTTCTACTCGGCATTTATGGTGGCAGACAAGCTGACCGTAACAAGTAAAACGCTGGGCAGCGACGAGGCTTGGAAATGGGAGTCCGAAGGCGCGGATGGTTACACGATCACACCAGCTGAGAAAGATTCCGTAGGTACAGAGATCGTCCTGACGATCAAAGAAAATACCGAAGAAGATTCGTATGACGAATTTTTGGAAGAGTACCGCCTGAGATCCATCATCAAGAAATACTCCGACTTCATTCGCTACCCAATCAAGATGGATGTAACGGGTCAACGTCCAAAAGAGGGCACGGAGAATGAGTTCGAGGAATACCAAGAAGAACAAACCGTGAACAGCATGGTGCCGATCTGGCGTAAAAATAAAAGTGAACTGACCGAAGAAGACTATACGAACTTTTATATGGAAAAACGCTACGGTTTTGACAAACCGCTCAAACACCTGCACATCAGCGCAGATGGCGCAGTAGTATACAATGCGATCCTGTTCATCCCAGAGAACACGCCGTTTGACTACTATACCAAAGAGTATGAAAAAGGCCTTGAACTCTACTCCAACGGTGTATTGATCATGGATAAATGCGGAGATCTGTTGCCAGACTACTTCGGATTTGTCAAAGGTATGGTGGATTCCGAAGATCTGTCCCTGAACATCTCCCGTGAGATGTTGCAACATGACCGTCAGCTTAGCCTGATCGCGAAGAACATCAAGAACAAAATCAAGAGTCAACTGCAAAGCCTGTTGAAGGACGAGCGTGAGAACTACGAGAAGTTCTATCAAGCGTTTGGCCGTCAATTGAAATATGGCGTATACAGCGACTATGGTGTGAACAAGGATACCTTGCAGGATCTGCTGTTGTTCACGTCTTCCAAAGAGAGCAAACTCGTGAGCCTGGACGAATACGTCTCCAGAATGCCGGAAGATCAGAAGTACATCTACTATGCATCCGGTGAGTCCATTAGCCGTATTGAGAAGCTGCCACAGATCGAAGGTGTTCTTGAGAAAGGGTACGAAGTATTGTACTTTACCGATGACATCGACGAGTTCGCAATCAAGATGATTACGAACTACAAGGAGAAAGAATTCAAATCCATCTCCAGTGGTGACCTGGGTATCGAAGATAACGCGGACAAAGAAGAAACGGACGCTCAGGACAATGACAACAAAGAGTTGTTTGAAGCGATGCAAGCTCAATTGGCAGGTAAAGTCAAAGCGGTTAAAGCTTCCAAGCGTCTCAGAAGCCACCCGGTATGCTTGTCCACTGAAGGTGAGCTGACGATTGAAATGGAGAAAATCCTGAAAGCTATGCCGAACAGCGAAAATGTACAGGCTGATAAAGTGTTGGAGATCAACGTAAATCACGATGTCTTCAAATCGTTGAAAGACGCTTTCGCGCAGGACCAGGAAAAGCTGAACCTCTACACTAGCCTCCTGTACCACCAGGCATTACTGATCGAGGGATTGCCAATTCAAGATCCAGTAGAGTTCACCAACGATATCTGTAAGGTTATGGTGTAA
- the dgt gene encoding dGTP triphosphohydrolase translates to MQWNDLREHRQYPELTKLDGSRAAYERDYSRLIHSPTFRRLQGKSQVFGAGTGDYYRTRLTHSLEVAQIAREAARSLIRRFPEVDWDRADNPGLIIDSEVVECAAIAHDFGHPPFGHKGEEVLDGILDDLINTEAKKIMKKSRGAKVPKVESEVRAELKRKYEHFEGNAHNFRLIMHLEKREDIDGLNLSDAVLLGINKYPYPGTESKKGMYHHEWQYIREIRDRWNVPAGKKTLEAQLMDLCDDIAYSSHDLEDGIKAGKIEVHEHFLQDPHVNRLIVDKITTLEDLFWNGWTREAIGQKVEDVLASFLRIWNEKMPFCEHDYSRTRREVKAYWVSFFVGSLGVIDDGDWKKVTFVREGAEDLDMLRTVSVLKSFAWVTMIRDLRVQRLQKRSEWMIKRLWDAFLDPETSKSIIPSDWLQRYEKDQAKAQPIWTWEHMVIDYIAGMTDAFAEKIYNELYGLKVGSIYDLD, encoded by the coding sequence ATGCAATGGAACGATCTGAGAGAACATAGACAATATCCCGAATTAACCAAATTGGATGGATCTCGTGCGGCGTACGAACGGGACTATTCCAGACTCATTCATTCACCGACCTTTCGTCGGTTACAGGGCAAGTCGCAGGTGTTTGGCGCAGGAACGGGCGATTATTATCGTACTCGCTTGACCCATTCCCTGGAGGTGGCACAGATTGCACGAGAGGCTGCCCGAAGTCTGATTCGTCGATTTCCCGAGGTGGACTGGGATCGGGCGGATAACCCGGGTCTTATTATTGATTCAGAAGTGGTGGAGTGCGCTGCAATCGCACATGACTTCGGTCATCCGCCTTTTGGACATAAAGGTGAAGAAGTATTGGACGGCATTCTGGATGACCTCATTAACACCGAGGCTAAGAAAATTATGAAGAAAAGCCGCGGGGCCAAAGTTCCCAAGGTGGAGTCCGAGGTGCGTGCCGAGCTTAAACGGAAATATGAGCATTTTGAAGGCAATGCGCACAACTTCCGCCTCATTATGCACTTGGAGAAACGTGAAGATATCGACGGGCTGAACCTGTCTGATGCAGTATTGCTGGGAATTAATAAATATCCCTACCCTGGGACCGAGAGCAAGAAAGGCATGTATCATCATGAGTGGCAATATATTCGTGAGATCCGTGATCGCTGGAACGTGCCGGCAGGCAAGAAGACGCTGGAAGCACAGCTGATGGACCTTTGCGACGATATCGCGTACTCCTCGCATGACCTGGAGGATGGCATCAAAGCAGGCAAAATTGAAGTTCATGAGCATTTCCTGCAAGATCCGCATGTGAATCGATTGATTGTGGATAAGATTACGACGCTGGAGGATCTGTTCTGGAACGGGTGGACTCGAGAAGCCATTGGGCAAAAGGTAGAAGATGTCCTCGCTTCGTTCCTGCGCATCTGGAATGAGAAGATGCCGTTCTGCGAGCATGATTACTCGCGTACCCGCCGTGAGGTGAAAGCCTACTGGGTGAGCTTTTTTGTAGGCAGTCTGGGCGTTATTGACGACGGTGACTGGAAGAAGGTAACCTTTGTCCGTGAAGGGGCTGAAGACCTCGACATGCTGCGTACGGTGAGTGTGCTCAAAAGCTTTGCATGGGTGACCATGATTCGTGATCTGCGTGTCCAGCGGTTGCAGAAGCGTAGTGAATGGATGATTAAGCGGTTATGGGATGCATTCCTTGATCCGGAAACGTCCAAATCCATTATTCCATCTGACTGGCTGCAACGGTATGAGAAGGATCAAGCCAAAGCCCAGCCGATCTGGACTTGGGAACACATGGTGATCGATTATATTGCAGGAATGACGGATGCATTTGCCGAGAAAATATACAATGAACTCTACGGTCTGAAGGTGGGTTCCATCTACGATCTGGATTAG
- a CDS encoding MsnO8 family LLM class oxidoreductase, which yields MSETFSLGVLDLVPRLNDATAEQALQQSVTLAQHAEAWGYARYWTSEHHDMAELASASPEVLLSHIGARTTTIRLGSGAVLLPHYSPLKVAESFRLLAALYPGRVELGLGRAPGGGPHATMALSGNYLQHVSKLPESLAALTELLEDRYMYEDHPVTARPIPKLPLSLWMLGTNVKSAEFAAQFGMGYVFGQFMSDTDGTEAVKRYREGFIPSATMKEPEVMVAVSVLCAESETDALAWSRDMAERRRADGKERSPEQNSDTVSASNTNDTGVDDHNEAVRHYAGTPEQVWIQLQQVSRRLDTERMLLVTAGPDYERRLDSYRLLAEA from the coding sequence ATGAGTGAGACGTTCAGTCTGGGCGTACTTGACCTTGTTCCAAGGTTAAATGATGCCACAGCGGAACAGGCGCTTCAACAATCGGTGACACTTGCGCAACATGCTGAGGCGTGGGGATACGCCCGATACTGGACGTCAGAGCATCACGATATGGCTGAACTCGCATCAGCTTCTCCCGAAGTGCTTCTGTCCCACATCGGAGCAAGGACAACAACGATTCGACTTGGCTCCGGTGCGGTCCTGTTGCCGCATTACAGCCCGCTCAAGGTGGCGGAATCGTTCCGTCTGCTTGCTGCGCTCTACCCGGGGCGTGTTGAGCTGGGGCTCGGACGTGCTCCTGGCGGTGGACCTCATGCGACGATGGCACTCAGTGGCAATTACTTGCAACATGTGTCCAAGCTGCCTGAATCGCTCGCAGCACTGACGGAACTGCTCGAAGACCGCTACATGTACGAGGATCATCCCGTGACGGCGCGTCCGATTCCCAAGCTTCCGTTATCGCTTTGGATGTTGGGGACAAATGTGAAGAGCGCAGAGTTTGCTGCACAGTTTGGCATGGGATATGTCTTTGGTCAATTCATGAGTGATACCGATGGTACAGAGGCTGTAAAGCGGTACCGTGAAGGGTTCATACCCAGTGCAACCATGAAGGAGCCGGAGGTTATGGTGGCTGTTAGTGTATTGTGTGCCGAGTCAGAGACGGATGCTTTGGCTTGGAGTCGTGACATGGCGGAGAGACGCAGGGCGGATGGAAAAGAACGTTCACCTGAGCAGAATTCCGATACGGTCTCGGCCTCGAACACGAATGATACAGGCGTTGATGACCATAACGAAGCGGTTCGACACTACGCAGGTACACCTGAGCAGGTATGGATTCAATTACAACAAGTGAGCCGTAGACTGGATACGGAACGTATGCTGCTGGTTACGGCTGGGCCCGATTACGAGCGAAGATTGGATTCTTACCGATTGTTGGCTGAAGCATGA
- a CDS encoding methyl-accepting chemotaxis protein has translation MFSRFKIKSIGLRISIAFYLLILCLIVLSVTIVTRMNSIESNTNEITNNWMPSIQQINRLNYTTEHVLSLSYRHFDADESDKAFLSEERTKYIRETTQAIKIYDQQEKSPDELEHWTAFKNKWEAYLKINTQSIKLSDEGQTQLAKEVSEKGADSFDAMQVDLDYLVEYNQEQSNLAAAQTIRSVQDGRLFIIFGVLIMIVITAISIPIIRSQVVKPLLRVISAVKLIAEGQLNVQDIHTKHEDEVGVLAKAVNDMKGNLTSMVLSVRRIAEAVNRQSGELAISSEEVKIGSQQIAVTMEESAKAAESQAETAVESARTVEALNDHIQKHTEQGSQLRAMSDRVLEQGLNGRKAMEQSVQQMQQISGSVSASMSKMERLNRKNEDISKLVQVIHDIARQTNLLALNASIEAARAGESGRGFAVVASEVRKLSEAVQTSVEEITAITEDIQQDSQGVVAELRTGVQETELGQEHVLASGQLFRTINESVEGMVGVIGTMTDGLAGMQEASGRMNDFSQQISAVSEQSAASVEEVSASAEEQVSSMETISGNIQSLKELSEDLLTSIEKLKI, from the coding sequence ATGTTCAGCAGATTCAAGATCAAGAGTATCGGTCTGCGTATCAGCATCGCGTTCTACTTGTTAATCCTCTGTTTAATTGTTTTGAGTGTCACGATTGTCACCCGGATGAATTCTATTGAATCCAACACCAACGAAATTACGAACAATTGGATGCCATCAATCCAGCAAATTAACCGGTTAAACTATACCACAGAGCATGTCCTGTCACTAAGTTATCGTCACTTTGACGCGGATGAATCGGACAAGGCATTCTTGTCAGAAGAGCGTACCAAGTATATTCGTGAAACGACGCAGGCGATTAAAATCTATGATCAGCAGGAGAAGTCTCCGGATGAACTCGAACACTGGACTGCGTTTAAGAATAAATGGGAAGCATATCTCAAGATTAATACGCAATCGATCAAGCTGAGTGATGAGGGGCAGACACAGCTGGCGAAAGAAGTATCGGAAAAAGGTGCTGATTCCTTTGACGCGATGCAAGTCGATCTGGATTATCTTGTGGAATACAATCAGGAACAGTCCAATCTTGCTGCCGCTCAAACGATCAGATCTGTGCAGGATGGCAGATTGTTCATCATTTTTGGAGTTCTCATCATGATTGTTATTACAGCGATCAGTATTCCGATTATTCGTTCACAGGTCGTAAAACCGCTGCTACGTGTCATTAGTGCGGTGAAACTGATTGCAGAAGGCCAATTGAATGTTCAGGACATACATACCAAACATGAGGATGAAGTCGGTGTTCTGGCCAAAGCGGTGAATGACATGAAAGGTAACCTGACTTCCATGGTGCTGAGCGTCAGACGAATTGCGGAAGCTGTCAATCGACAGAGCGGTGAACTGGCAATCTCTTCGGAAGAGGTTAAGATTGGTAGTCAGCAAATTGCTGTGACAATGGAAGAGTCAGCCAAGGCGGCGGAAAGCCAGGCAGAGACGGCCGTGGAATCCGCACGTACGGTTGAAGCTTTGAATGATCACATCCAGAAGCATACGGAACAAGGCAGCCAGCTGCGTGCCATGTCCGATCGTGTACTGGAGCAAGGGCTGAATGGTCGCAAGGCGATGGAACAGTCGGTGCAGCAGATGCAACAGATTTCCGGTTCGGTCTCGGCTTCCATGAGCAAGATGGAACGGTTAAATCGTAAAAATGAAGATATTTCTAAGCTGGTTCAGGTCATTCACGACATTGCACGCCAAACCAACCTGCTTGCATTGAATGCCTCCATTGAGGCAGCACGTGCAGGAGAGAGTGGACGCGGATTCGCCGTAGTGGCATCAGAAGTACGGAAGTTATCTGAGGCTGTGCAGACTTCAGTGGAAGAGATTACGGCGATTACCGAGGATATTCAACAGGATTCACAAGGGGTAGTTGCAGAATTGCGCACGGGCGTTCAGGAGACCGAACTGGGTCAGGAACATGTACTTGCTTCGGGTCAACTGTTCCGTACAATTAATGAATCGGTGGAAGGAATGGTTGGTGTTATCGGCACCATGACGGATGGTCTCGCAGGCATGCAGGAAGCAAGCGGACGCATGAATGATTTCAGTCAGCAGATTTCCGCTGTTTCGGAACAATCGGCAGCCAGTGTGGAAGAAGTTTCGGCATCGGCAGAAGAGCAGGTTAGTTCCATGGAAACGATTAGCGGCAATATTCAAAGTCTGAAAGAATTGTCTGAAGATCTGCTTACATCCATTGAAAAATTAAAAATATAA
- a CDS encoding RNA methyltransferase: MPDELHGVHPVSGKYLYTFACHENERELCMLELSTLLEPSSDICLDGGSYVWSERCIPPGRSPFIHGRLDVIGEGNTVTDLLPLAKEIQLLPGDTFKVVCLKEGDHAPDYAQSRQLEKEVGMCIKGKAQMKQPKVTFGLIQTGEKWILGQWTEADRSWQIHRQKPQNYSTGFGITLARALVNIAIPKVENHRLLDPCCGMGTVVIEALSMGIDAKGNDLNPLAVRGARINLPHYGYDSDRITLGDMNELEGLYDAAILDMPYNLCSVLPDDEQRAMLESLRGLAKRAVVVSTEWVEEHLLEAGWMVKEYRTVNKGTFIRHIWLCM; encoded by the coding sequence TTGCCTGATGAATTACATGGTGTTCACCCTGTTTCTGGGAAATACCTCTATACCTTTGCTTGTCATGAGAACGAGCGCGAATTGTGCATGCTGGAGCTGAGCACGCTACTTGAACCGAGTTCGGATATCTGCTTAGATGGGGGCTCGTATGTGTGGTCCGAACGATGTATTCCACCTGGACGTAGCCCTTTTATCCATGGCAGACTGGACGTGATCGGTGAAGGGAACACTGTGACGGATCTGCTTCCTCTTGCTAAAGAGATCCAGTTGTTGCCAGGAGATACATTTAAGGTAGTTTGTCTGAAAGAAGGCGATCATGCACCTGATTATGCACAGTCTCGTCAACTGGAAAAAGAAGTCGGCATGTGCATTAAAGGCAAAGCGCAGATGAAGCAACCTAAGGTGACTTTCGGCCTAATCCAAACAGGAGAAAAATGGATCTTGGGCCAGTGGACAGAAGCGGATCGATCTTGGCAAATTCATAGACAGAAGCCGCAAAACTACTCCACTGGATTTGGCATCACGCTCGCGAGAGCGCTGGTTAATATTGCTATTCCGAAGGTGGAGAATCACCGGTTGCTTGATCCCTGCTGTGGCATGGGAACAGTTGTAATTGAAGCTTTATCCATGGGAATTGATGCAAAAGGTAACGATCTGAATCCTCTGGCTGTCCGAGGTGCACGTATCAATCTGCCGCATTATGGATATGATTCGGATCGAATCACACTGGGAGATATGAATGAACTGGAAGGTTTGTATGATGCAGCAATTCTGGACATGCCTTATAATCTCTGCTCTGTACTCCCGGATGATGAGCAACGAGCCATGCTGGAGAGCTTGCGCGGATTGGCAAAACGGGCAGTTGTTGTTTCCACAGAGTGGGTAGAAGAGCACTTGCTGGAAGCGGGATGGATGGTAAAAGAGTACCGAACAGTAAACAAAGGCACGTTTATACGTCATATTTGGCTGTGTATGTAA
- a CDS encoding D-2-hydroxyacid dehydrogenase, with the protein MGKIVCFPSLSEEQQQRIQNAAPGYTLKFGKAKELDPAELKEAEIIFGWSPLVTEHALKQDSLLKWVQVWSAGVDSLPFADLQQMNVQVTSANGVHAIPITEIILGMMLSHSRWLRQAMLHQQQSEWKAPAKPLPELHGKTAVIVGVGEIGTETARVLKALGMRTIGVRRSGKDVPNVDQMYDMTGLHEALSQGDYVINILPLTDETKHIYDQTAFEQFRSGACFVNVGRGPSVKTDALLSALQNGQVAFAALDVFEEEPLPADHPLWGMDNVLITPHIAGSTEQYADRAVDIFVKNLEAYVAGDTLPVNLVDYSHKY; encoded by the coding sequence ATGGGTAAAATTGTATGTTTTCCATCTCTATCCGAAGAACAGCAACAACGCATTCAGAATGCTGCGCCGGGATACACCCTGAAATTTGGAAAAGCCAAGGAATTGGACCCCGCTGAGTTGAAAGAGGCTGAGATTATTTTCGGCTGGTCACCACTCGTCACTGAACATGCTCTGAAACAGGACAGCCTGCTGAAGTGGGTCCAGGTCTGGTCCGCAGGTGTGGACAGTCTCCCATTCGCCGATTTGCAACAAATGAATGTTCAGGTCACCAGTGCAAATGGAGTCCATGCGATTCCAATCACCGAAATCATTCTGGGCATGATGTTATCCCACAGTCGCTGGCTGAGACAAGCCATGTTGCACCAACAACAGTCCGAATGGAAAGCTCCTGCCAAACCATTGCCGGAACTGCATGGAAAAACAGCGGTCATCGTTGGTGTGGGTGAGATCGGAACCGAAACAGCCCGCGTCCTCAAAGCACTCGGCATGCGCACAATCGGAGTTCGCCGCTCAGGTAAGGATGTCCCCAATGTGGATCAAATGTACGACATGACCGGTTTACATGAAGCCTTGAGCCAGGGCGATTATGTAATTAACATTTTACCGCTAACTGATGAAACCAAACATATATATGATCAAACTGCATTTGAGCAGTTCCGATCCGGTGCCTGCTTCGTCAATGTGGGCCGTGGCCCGAGTGTGAAAACGGACGCCTTGCTGAGCGCGCTCCAAAATGGCCAGGTTGCCTTCGCCGCACTGGACGTGTTTGAAGAAGAACCCCTTCCGGCAGACCACCCGCTATGGGGCATGGATAACGTGTTAATTACGCCTCATATCGCAGGAAGTACAGAGCAATACGCAGATCGAGCAGTCGATATTTTCGTCAAAAATTTGGAAGCTTATGTCGCTGGCGACACCCTGCCGGTGAACCTTGTGGATTATAGTCATAAATATTAA
- the thpR gene encoding RNA 2',3'-cyclic phosphodiesterase produces MNNQSYQDHASRRERLFVAIRLPVAVQQSLQMDARLVQNKLDFRKWTDHRDFHITLQFLGDTFVSDIGHLRKALRSAAAGFQAFELQLSGWGTFGLEEAPKVLWKGVSGEVNQLLSLQKEIVKATSTLGYEAELRPFAPHITIARKFLGQIPGNENKGVSGVLPEHSTGANSWMVEDVVLYVTRLGQSPMYEVVDTFSFS; encoded by the coding sequence ATGAATAACCAATCATATCAGGATCATGCATCCCGGCGGGAAAGATTGTTTGTAGCGATTCGTCTTCCTGTAGCTGTTCAGCAGTCTCTTCAGATGGATGCGAGGCTTGTACAGAACAAGCTTGATTTTCGTAAATGGACAGATCATAGAGATTTTCATATAACCTTGCAATTTCTGGGGGACACCTTCGTTAGTGACATTGGACATCTGCGAAAAGCATTGCGCTCAGCAGCAGCCGGATTCCAGGCTTTCGAACTTCAGCTATCGGGCTGGGGCACATTTGGGCTTGAAGAAGCCCCTAAAGTGCTCTGGAAAGGTGTTAGCGGAGAGGTGAATCAGTTGCTTTCATTACAAAAAGAGATCGTGAAGGCTACTTCAACCCTTGGGTATGAAGCTGAATTAAGACCATTTGCTCCGCACATTACAATCGCCAGAAAGTTTCTGGGGCAGATTCCAGGTAATGAGAATAAAGGGGTGTCCGGAGTGCTTCCGGAACATTCCACAGGTGCTAATTCATGGATGGTGGAGGACGTTGTACTTTATGTGACAAGGCTTGGACAATCGCCAATGTATGAGGTCGTGGATACGTTCTCTTTTTCCTGA
- a CDS encoding cell wall hydrolase, which yields MNIISKNRWVAPMLSVLLVCIVGVNVVQATGKWNEASDSKQMTELAASVQNNQSSTQEERRMMEDGTSLSSNLSTQTVAWTETLPAKNWLTTTQEEQELQEAKAKNKARAVAAAKAKKEAALKLAKVERAKAVAAVTTPPQKLYFTRTELLNQEDSKLATWSYSVSDKELHLLQKIVMAEAEGEPYEGKVAVANVVLNRLRSANFPDTIYKVIHQKSQFSPVANGRLKRVVPNEDSIKAVNAALNGKKEVADDTYYFLSLTLADDLTVARSKKKVKTIGHHTFYK from the coding sequence ATGAACATTATAAGCAAGAATCGTTGGGTAGCACCGATGTTATCAGTGCTGCTTGTATGTATAGTGGGGGTAAATGTCGTTCAGGCGACGGGGAAGTGGAATGAAGCTAGTGATAGTAAACAGATGACCGAACTTGCGGCTTCTGTGCAAAATAACCAATCATCTACGCAAGAAGAGAGGCGTATGATGGAAGATGGGACAAGTCTGTCCTCTAATCTGTCTACCCAAACCGTAGCGTGGACTGAAACTCTGCCAGCGAAGAACTGGCTTACGACTACTCAAGAAGAGCAGGAACTGCAAGAAGCCAAGGCCAAGAACAAAGCTAGAGCTGTAGCTGCGGCCAAAGCCAAAAAAGAAGCTGCACTGAAATTGGCCAAAGTGGAACGTGCCAAAGCGGTAGCTGCTGTAACAACTCCCCCCCAAAAACTATACTTTACGCGGACCGAACTTTTGAACCAGGAAGACTCGAAACTTGCAACTTGGTCATACAGTGTGTCCGATAAAGAACTGCATCTGCTGCAAAAAATCGTCATGGCAGAAGCAGAAGGTGAACCGTACGAAGGCAAGGTGGCAGTTGCCAATGTTGTCTTAAACCGGCTGCGGTCAGCCAATTTTCCCGATACCATCTACAAGGTCATCCATCAGAAATCCCAGTTCAGTCCTGTAGCGAACGGACGTTTGAAACGTGTGGTTCCCAATGAGGACAGTATCAAAGCAGTCAATGCTGCGCTGAATGGGAAGAAGGAAGTTGCCGATGATACGTATTATTTCTTGTCATTGACGCTTGCCGACGATCTGACAGTTGCCCGCTCGAAGAAAAAAGTAAAAACGATCGGTCATCATACATTTTACAAGTAA